The Photobacterium sanguinicancri genome includes the window GGGGTTTTTTATTACTGGACCCTGATATCACAGCAGTGCTGTGATAGAAAAACAACCTTTCGTAAGAATAGTTGATTTTCGGAAAAGTGGTTGCGGGAGCTGGATTTGAACCAACGACCTTCGGGTTATGAGCCCGACGAGCTACCATACTGCTCCATCCCGCGTCCGAATCTGAGGGCGATTATACGCGTCAGATGTTACTATTTCAAGTAACCAGAATAATGGTGCCGAGAAGGGGACTTGAACCCCTACACCTTGCGGCACTAGCACCTCATGCTAGCGTGTCTACCAATTTCACCATCTCGGCTAAATCTTTAATTACTGAGGAATATCGCTGTTTACAGGGGCATTCTCAGTTTTTTCTACAACTTGTTCAGTTGCAGGCGAGCTTAGGTCTTCCCAGCCGCTTTTTTCTGCAGATTGTTTTGCACTAAGGTTACCCAGTACAAGACTAATAACGAAAAAGATCGTTGCACAAACTGCAGTCATTCGAGTTAAAAAGTTTCCAGAGCCACCAGCGCCGAACAATGTTCCAGAAGCACCGGCCCCGAATGAGGCTCCCATATCTGCGCCTTTACCTTGTTGAACCAAAACTAGGCCAATAACGCCAAGCGCAGCCAACAGATAAATCACAAGTAGAATTTCGTACATGGGTTCCACCTATGGTCCATTTGGTTGAGCCAGCTTTGCCAAAGCAGCGCCAGCAGTCACCCTCAACAAGGGAGCGGTGAGATACTAGCGAATGCAGCTAAGACTGACAAGTAAAATATGAGGATTTCCCACGATTAAGCTTTACTTGAACAACAAATAAGCAAAAGTGAGAATCAAACCTAATACCTTATTGGGTGTTTCTGCAAATAACAACGAGACTTACAGAAACACCGACTATTAACTTATTAGCAGTTAACAGTTTTCTTCTACAGCGCGTGCAATTTCTAACGCCGACGCTTGTACAAGTTCAGCATTTTCACCTTCAACCATGACACGGATTAAAGGCTCGGTGCCTGATTTACGCAATAAAACGCGACCAGTTTCACCCAGCTTCGCTTCTACCGCTTTTGTTGCTGCAATTACTGCATCAGATTCAAGAGGGTTAGACTCACCTTTAAAACGAATGTTCTCTAGTACCTGTGGGAACATTGTCATACCATCTGACAGCTCTTTTAGTGACATCTTGCTACCTACAATAGAAGACATAACCTGTAGACCCGCAACAATACCGTCACCCGTAGTCACTTTATCAAGAAGAATAACGTGACCTGAGTTTTCAGCACCAATTAACCAATCGTGCTTTTGCAACTCTTCCATCACGTAGCGGTCGCCCACATTGGCACGAACAAAAGGAATACCTAAGTTTTTAAGCGCGACTTCCATACCAAGGTTAGTCATTAGCGTACCAACAACACCACCTTTTAGTTCACCACGACGTAATGCATCACGCGCAATGATATACGCAATTTGGTCACCATCAACCTTATTGCCTTCTTCATCAACCATGATGACGCGGTCGCCATCACCATCTAATGCGATACCAAAGTCTGCTTTTTCTTCTAGTACTTTAGCTTGCAGTGCTCGAATATCTGTTGCACCCACTTCATGGTTAATGTTGGTGCCGTTTGGCTCACAACCTAAAGTGATCACTTCTGCGCCAAGTTCTTTAAACACTGCTGGCGCGATATGGTAGGTTGCACCGTGTGCACAATCCACTACGATCTTGTAGTTAGACAGATCATATTTAGATGGGAAGGTACCTTTACAGAATTCAATGTAACGACCTGCAGCATCATCAATACGGTATGCCTTACCCAATTGTGCTGATTCAACACACGTTAGGGGTTTATCTAGCTCAGCTTCAATCGCAAATTCAATTTCATCCGGCAGCTTTGTGCCCTGCGCCGAGAAGAACTTAATACCGTTATCGTAGTATGGGTTGTGCGAGGCTGAAATGACAATCCCCGCTTCAGCGCGGAATGTACGCGTCAGGTAAGCGACCGCTGGTGTAGGCATTGGGCCAGTAAATGCAGCTTGTAAGCCTGCTGCCGCTAAACCCGCTTCTAATGCCGATTCCAACATATAACCAGAAATGCGAGTATCTTTACCGATAAGCACTTTTTTGGTGCCTTGCTTGGATAGCACTCGACCTGCAGCCCAACCTAACTTTAGGACAAACTCAGGTGTAATTGCACCTTCACCAACAAGACCACGAATCCCATCGGTACCAAAATACTTACGTTCAGCCATTTTTTCGCTCCTAGCTTTTATTCATCTGCATCTTTGTCATTTGGCACACTTTAAGTACATCGACGGTTTCCGCCACATCATGCACTCGAATGATTTGTGCGCCCTTCATTGCTGCAATAGCGGCACACGCCAAGCTACCAGCAACACATTCTGCAGGTTTTTTATCTAATAATTTAAACACCATCGATTTACGGGACATGCCAACAAGCAAAGGTAAACCGAATTGGTGGAATTGTTCTAAATGTGCAAGCAACTGATAATTATCTTCAATTGTTTTACCAAAGCCATATCCAGGGTCAAGTAATAGCTGATTTTTAGCAATCCCAGCTTTCTCACACGCCTGAATACGTTCCGCTAGAAATTGACTGACATCCATCAGTAGATTTTCGTAGCTTGGTTGGTGCTGCATTGTACGCGGTTGCCCTTGCATATGCATTAAG containing:
- the secG gene encoding preprotein translocase subunit SecG, with protein sequence MYEILLVIYLLAALGVIGLVLVQQGKGADMGASFGAGASGTLFGAGGSGNFLTRMTAVCATIFFVISLVLGNLSAKQSAEKSGWEDLSSPATEQVVEKTENAPVNSDIPQ
- the glmM gene encoding phosphoglucosamine mutase, which gives rise to MAERKYFGTDGIRGLVGEGAITPEFVLKLGWAAGRVLSKQGTKKVLIGKDTRISGYMLESALEAGLAAAGLQAAFTGPMPTPAVAYLTRTFRAEAGIVISASHNPYYDNGIKFFSAQGTKLPDEIEFAIEAELDKPLTCVESAQLGKAYRIDDAAGRYIEFCKGTFPSKYDLSNYKIVVDCAHGATYHIAPAVFKELGAEVITLGCEPNGTNINHEVGATDIRALQAKVLEEKADFGIALDGDGDRVIMVDEEGNKVDGDQIAYIIARDALRRGELKGGVVGTLMTNLGMEVALKNLGIPFVRANVGDRYVMEELQKHDWLIGAENSGHVILLDKVTTGDGIVAGLQVMSSIVGSKMSLKELSDGMTMFPQVLENIRFKGESNPLESDAVIAATKAVEAKLGETGRVLLRKSGTEPLIRVMVEGENAELVQASALEIARAVEENC
- the folP gene encoding dihydropteroate synthase is translated as MILTSKDKTLDLSFSHAMGILNVTPDSFSDGGQFHQFDHAMRHVESMLSAGVSIIDIGGESTRPGAADVATAEELDRVVPVIEAIRQRFDCWISIDTSKAQVMTAAVNAGADLINDVRALQEPGALEAAAAANVPVCLMHMQGQPRTMQHQPSYENLLMDVSQFLAERIQACEKAGIAKNQLLLDPGYGFGKTIEDNYQLLAHLEQFHQFGLPLLVGMSRKSMVFKLLDKKPAECVAGSLACAAIAAMKGAQIIRVHDVAETVDVLKVCQMTKMQMNKS